The following coding sequences are from one Rhipicephalus microplus isolate Deutch F79 chromosome 3, USDA_Rmic, whole genome shotgun sequence window:
- the rogdi gene encoding rogdi atypical leucine zipper isoform X2 — MDFARRSEHSVAAASGYHAGMLQALSALIFRPRKPCEDRQADSEQYKNARSSRNAVTQPRTNESSTSTPEQIKVLATMSGDSISHADIALRIPKHPGTTLRTIVQNDCQWKLQQVQDAGNNLMTALQLLTPPPPSTKFEFKSAEEVTQLMTTVMGCLQRGRASLIIPKKRTIDEILGSRNMKSLQPPLPQDLGASFYVQSHKLIFAVYYVHKDSHGQPKFDVFQAETSVPWLSEVLVLFTIALQLCQQLKDKVGVFYQYREFHIP, encoded by the exons GAATGCTCCAAGCGCTTTCCGCACTCATTTTCCGACCAAGAAAACCTTGTGAAGACCGACAAGCTGATTCTGAACAGTACAAG AATGCACGAAGTTCACGAAATGCGGTTACACAACCAAGAACGAATGAAAG CTCCACATCTACTCCTGAGCAAATCAAAGTCCTGGCAACAATGTCAGGGGATAGCATCAGCCACGCA GACATTGCACTGCGCATTCCCAAACATCCTGGCACCACCCTGAGGACAATAGTGCAAAACGACTGCCAGTGGAAGCTCCAGCAG GTTCAAGACGCAGGCAACAACCTGATGACTGCTCTGCAACTGctcacaccaccaccaccaagcaCGAAGTTTGAGTTCAAGTCTGCAGAAGAGGTCACTCAG CTCATGACTACCGTGATGGGTTGCCTGCAGAGGGGCCGGGCGAGCCTCATAATTCCGAAGAAACGCACCATCGACGAGATCCTCGGAAGCCGGAACATG AAGTCCCTGCAACCACCTCTGCCTCAAGACCTGGGTGCCAGCTTCTACGTGCAGTCCCACAAGCTCATCTTTGCCGTGTACTACGTCCACAAGGACTCGCACGGACAGCCCAAGTTTGACGTCTTTCAG GCCGAAACATCTGTTCCCTGGCTGAGTGAAGTCCTCGTACTCTTCACCATAGCCCTGCAGCTCTGCCAGCAGCTTAAAGATAAG GTTGGCGTGTTCTACCAGTACAGGGAGTTCCATATCCCGTAA
- the LOC119177298 gene encoding uncharacterized protein LOC119177298 isoform X8, which yields MRSSARVVALTVFALSLSLSLSSLRPFFFFFCLSSAVGVLCGRSDGLLRGLGFCLLIAYIEEHVQKTGVAIETQGFALVTSGKKRESLTGNATLHLYPHFKPLQKIKGVVDYLTTEISTSRQKRFSLVTFIDTPGLVDGDMKYPYDVNKTILWLGQMADLIFVFFDPIGQALCKRTLNIVEELNDKFVDKMRFYLSKADEAGHEADRQKVMMQIVQELCKRPGLNRCGFDMPAIYIPDASKVSHPSRQAVRCVNQIEEVCKDIEKTINQTVQNALNSLEHDCEQLSSEVSLRISRDNNARSENLSTGGRGLCLGLFGLALPSLLLLNLALRNAPEEVLFSYLGPTVVEFLYLFMLPLQVLSGMLPDSIRLGVMLALFAISIFILLIAKWQSRLKPILTRQEKRTLLEAQSYLRDYVKPKKQRLYEEYLRQSVADYDL from the exons ATGCGAAGCAGCGCGCGCGTCGTAGCCCTGACTGTTtttgcgctctctctctctctctctctctcttctcttcgtccatttttcttctttttttgtctctcttcAGCGGTCGGGGTTTTGTGCGGGAGAAGTGACGGGCTGTTGCGTGGCCTCGGCTTCTGTCTGCTTATAGC GTACATCGAGGAACATGTCCAGAAGACCGGGGTCGCCATCGAAACGCAGGGCTTCGCGCTCGTCACCAGCGGAAAGAAGCGAGAGTCGCTCACC GGAAATGCTACCCTACATCTCTACCCACACTTCAAGCCACTGCAGAAGATTAAAG GTGTGGTGGATTACCTGACCACTGAGATCTCCACCTCGAGGCAGAAGAGGTTCAGTTTGGTGACGTTCATTGACACGCCAGGATTGGTCGACGGTGACATGAAGTATCCGTACGATGTCAACAAGACGATCCTCTGGCTTG GCCAGATGGCCGATCTCATCTTTGTGTTCTTCGACCCTATTGGTCAAGCCCTGTGTAAGCGCACACTCAACATCGTCGAAGAGCTTAACGACAAATTCGTTGACAAGATGCGCTTCTACTTGAGCAAAGCCGACGAAGCGGGCCATGAAGCAGACAGGCAG aAAGTCATGATGCAGATTGTCCAGGAGCTTTGCAAGCGGCCAGGCCTGAACCGCTGCGGCTTCGACATGCCGGCCATCTACATTCCAGATGCAAGCAAGGTCAGCCATCCATCTCGA CAAGCGGTGCGCTGTGTCAACCAGATCGAAGAGGTGTGCAAGGACATTGAGAAAACCATCAACCAGACCGTACAGAATGCACTCAACTCTCTCGAGCACGACTGCGAGCAACTCAGCAGTGAAGTGTCGCTCAGAATTAGCCGGGACAA CAATGCAAGATCGGAGAACCTCAGCACGGGTGGCAGGGGACTGTGTCTAGGACTGTTTGGACTTGCACTGCCATCGCTGCTTTTGCTCAACCTTGCCCTCCGCAACGCCCCAGAGGAGGTCCTCTTCTCATACCTTGGGCCAACAGTTGTTGAGTTCCTCTACCTCTTTATG CTACCCCTACAGGTATTGTCGGGCATGCTTCCGGATTCCATTCGGCTGGGCGTGATGCTGGCGCTCTTTGCCATCTCCATTTTCATCCTACTTATCGCCAAGTGGCAGTCAAG GCTCAAGCCCATACTGACGAGGCAAGAGAAACGTACGCTTTTGGAAGCTCAAAGTTACCTCAGGGATTACGTGAAACCTAAGAAG CAACGACTGTACGAAGAGTATCTCAGGCAGAGTGTGGCAGATTACGACTTGTGA
- the LOC119177298 gene encoding uncharacterized protein LOC119177298 isoform X10 produces MCDDAKQRCRYIEEHVQKTGVAIETQGFALVTSGKKRESLTGNATLHLYPHFKPLQKIKGVVDYLTTEISTSRQKRFSLVTFIDTPGLVDGDMKYPYDVNKTILWLGQMADLIFVFFDPIGQALCKRTLNIVEELNDKFVDKMRFYLSKADEAGHEADRQKVMMQIVQELCKRPGLNRCGFDMPAIYIPDASKVSHPSRQAVRCVNQIEEVCKDIEKTINQTVQNALNSLEHDCEQLSSEVSLRISRDNNARSENLSTGGRGLCLGLFGLALPSLLLLNLALRNAPEEVLFSYLGPTVVEFLYLFMLPLQVLSGMLPDSIRLGVMLALFAISIFILLIAKWQSRLKPILTRQEKRTLLEAQSYLRDYVKPKKQRLYEEYLRQSVADYDL; encoded by the exons ATGTGTGACGATGCGAAACAGCGCTGCAG GTACATCGAGGAACATGTCCAGAAGACCGGGGTCGCCATCGAAACGCAGGGCTTCGCGCTCGTCACCAGCGGAAAGAAGCGAGAGTCGCTCACC GGAAATGCTACCCTACATCTCTACCCACACTTCAAGCCACTGCAGAAGATTAAAG GTGTGGTGGATTACCTGACCACTGAGATCTCCACCTCGAGGCAGAAGAGGTTCAGTTTGGTGACGTTCATTGACACGCCAGGATTGGTCGACGGTGACATGAAGTATCCGTACGATGTCAACAAGACGATCCTCTGGCTTG GCCAGATGGCCGATCTCATCTTTGTGTTCTTCGACCCTATTGGTCAAGCCCTGTGTAAGCGCACACTCAACATCGTCGAAGAGCTTAACGACAAATTCGTTGACAAGATGCGCTTCTACTTGAGCAAAGCCGACGAAGCGGGCCATGAAGCAGACAGGCAG aAAGTCATGATGCAGATTGTCCAGGAGCTTTGCAAGCGGCCAGGCCTGAACCGCTGCGGCTTCGACATGCCGGCCATCTACATTCCAGATGCAAGCAAGGTCAGCCATCCATCTCGA CAAGCGGTGCGCTGTGTCAACCAGATCGAAGAGGTGTGCAAGGACATTGAGAAAACCATCAACCAGACCGTACAGAATGCACTCAACTCTCTCGAGCACGACTGCGAGCAACTCAGCAGTGAAGTGTCGCTCAGAATTAGCCGGGACAA CAATGCAAGATCGGAGAACCTCAGCACGGGTGGCAGGGGACTGTGTCTAGGACTGTTTGGACTTGCACTGCCATCGCTGCTTTTGCTCAACCTTGCCCTCCGCAACGCCCCAGAGGAGGTCCTCTTCTCATACCTTGGGCCAACAGTTGTTGAGTTCCTCTACCTCTTTATG CTACCCCTACAGGTATTGTCGGGCATGCTTCCGGATTCCATTCGGCTGGGCGTGATGCTGGCGCTCTTTGCCATCTCCATTTTCATCCTACTTATCGCCAAGTGGCAGTCAAG GCTCAAGCCCATACTGACGAGGCAAGAGAAACGTACGCTTTTGGAAGCTCAAAGTTACCTCAGGGATTACGTGAAACCTAAGAAG CAACGACTGTACGAAGAGTATCTCAGGCAGAGTGTGGCAGATTACGACTTGTGA
- the LOC119177298 gene encoding uncharacterized protein LOC119177298 isoform X9, whose translation MRTSVQPAGRAALLVHQPSTRYIEEHVQKTGVAIETQGFALVTSGKKRESLTGNATLHLYPHFKPLQKIKGVVDYLTTEISTSRQKRFSLVTFIDTPGLVDGDMKYPYDVNKTILWLGQMADLIFVFFDPIGQALCKRTLNIVEELNDKFVDKMRFYLSKADEAGHEADRQKVMMQIVQELCKRPGLNRCGFDMPAIYIPDASKVSHPSRQAVRCVNQIEEVCKDIEKTINQTVQNALNSLEHDCEQLSSEVSLRISRDNNARSENLSTGGRGLCLGLFGLALPSLLLLNLALRNAPEEVLFSYLGPTVVEFLYLFMLPLQVLSGMLPDSIRLGVMLALFAISIFILLIAKWQSRLKPILTRQEKRTLLEAQSYLRDYVKPKKQRLYEEYLRQSVADYDL comes from the exons ATGCGAACTAGCGTTCAGCCAGCGGGGCGGGCGGCGTTACTCGTGCATCAACCGTCGACCCG GTACATCGAGGAACATGTCCAGAAGACCGGGGTCGCCATCGAAACGCAGGGCTTCGCGCTCGTCACCAGCGGAAAGAAGCGAGAGTCGCTCACC GGAAATGCTACCCTACATCTCTACCCACACTTCAAGCCACTGCAGAAGATTAAAG GTGTGGTGGATTACCTGACCACTGAGATCTCCACCTCGAGGCAGAAGAGGTTCAGTTTGGTGACGTTCATTGACACGCCAGGATTGGTCGACGGTGACATGAAGTATCCGTACGATGTCAACAAGACGATCCTCTGGCTTG GCCAGATGGCCGATCTCATCTTTGTGTTCTTCGACCCTATTGGTCAAGCCCTGTGTAAGCGCACACTCAACATCGTCGAAGAGCTTAACGACAAATTCGTTGACAAGATGCGCTTCTACTTGAGCAAAGCCGACGAAGCGGGCCATGAAGCAGACAGGCAG aAAGTCATGATGCAGATTGTCCAGGAGCTTTGCAAGCGGCCAGGCCTGAACCGCTGCGGCTTCGACATGCCGGCCATCTACATTCCAGATGCAAGCAAGGTCAGCCATCCATCTCGA CAAGCGGTGCGCTGTGTCAACCAGATCGAAGAGGTGTGCAAGGACATTGAGAAAACCATCAACCAGACCGTACAGAATGCACTCAACTCTCTCGAGCACGACTGCGAGCAACTCAGCAGTGAAGTGTCGCTCAGAATTAGCCGGGACAA CAATGCAAGATCGGAGAACCTCAGCACGGGTGGCAGGGGACTGTGTCTAGGACTGTTTGGACTTGCACTGCCATCGCTGCTTTTGCTCAACCTTGCCCTCCGCAACGCCCCAGAGGAGGTCCTCTTCTCATACCTTGGGCCAACAGTTGTTGAGTTCCTCTACCTCTTTATG CTACCCCTACAGGTATTGTCGGGCATGCTTCCGGATTCCATTCGGCTGGGCGTGATGCTGGCGCTCTTTGCCATCTCCATTTTCATCCTACTTATCGCCAAGTGGCAGTCAAG GCTCAAGCCCATACTGACGAGGCAAGAGAAACGTACGCTTTTGGAAGCTCAAAGTTACCTCAGGGATTACGTGAAACCTAAGAAG CAACGACTGTACGAAGAGTATCTCAGGCAGAGTGTGGCAGATTACGACTTGTGA